From one Rosa rugosa chromosome 4, drRosRugo1.1, whole genome shotgun sequence genomic stretch:
- the LOC133706554 gene encoding uncharacterized protein LOC133706554, which yields MADVVQYRLERMTNELNDLEQRGIFTRREISEIVKKRTKFEYRLKRPSPLKEDYLAYIDYETQLDSLRRLRKKSVMRELQKQGLKTTKKMKKSVSDFAGIMRIVDIYRLAVMRFKGDIELWFRYLEFCRQRRNGRMKKVLADAIKFHPKVPGVWIYAAAWEFDHNLNVEAARAIMQNGLRVCATSEDLWIEYLRMELTFLNKLKARKVALGEDEGTFARDQISSDKKQWRDENKDLFMSLNDEGENNERSDDENEKSMKKISKFQEQGFSILRAIYAGAVEALPSSFSLRKRFLEILEATDLVNSEAIRKEILSDMKRAFSTEPEYWDWLARLEYNPASREDIGEDITSQIEKAVQVYEEAIEVLPTAIMLNHYAKFLNGVVTHLKLENKPSGLASPSAGYIPLLLRAYEKVKTMGYIDEDLACQHISFLLQLGRLEEAQKLAENLCCGIFSNSMKLWLLRVSVGIRHFTRDSISPSKADLLSIFELLKDVLTRVSISEAEDLWLMALKFFANQKHYFDKLVEISVRSLTKDGGSEQGFSLSAAIVHFVLQKDGVPHAREIYKRFIALPHPGLALYRACIELESNLASIGDKDSLVNARKLYESALKAYDQDLSLWRDYYLMETKMGTSETASAVHWQARKILKDTTALVTPDL from the exons ATGGCTGACGTAGTCCAGTACCGACTTGAGCGCATGACCAATGAGCTCAACGATCTCGAGCAACGCGGAATTTTCACGCGAAGAGAGATATCTGAGATTGTCAAGAAGCGTACCAAGTTTGAGTACCGGCTCAAGCGTCCGAGCCCACTCAAGGAGGACTACCTTGCCTACATTGACTACGAGACTCAGCTTGATTCACTCCGTCGACTAAGAAAAAAATCAGTGATGCGTGAGCTGCAAAAGCAGGGCCTCAAGAccacaaagaagatgaagaagtcaGTTTCAGACTTTGCTGGAATCATGAGGATTGTTGATATTTATAGGCTTGCAGTCATGAGGTTTAAGGGAGATATTGAGCTCTGGTTTCGGTACCTTGAGTTTTGTCGACAGCGAAGGAATGGTAGAATGAAGAAG GTCCTGGCTGATGCAATCAAATTTCACCCAAAGGTCCCGGGTGTCTGGATCTATGCTGCAGCTTGGGAATTTGACCATAATTTGAATGTTGAAGCTGCCCGTGCTATCATGCAAAATGGGTTAAGAGTTTGCGCAACTTCAGAAGACCTCTGGATAGAGTATCTTCGCATGGAACTCACATTCCTCAATAAATTAAAGGCTCGGAAGGTTGCTCTTGGAGAGGATGAGGGCACTTTTGCCCGTGATCAGATAAGTTCTGATAAGAAACAGTGGAGAGATGAAAACAAAGACTTATTCATGTCCCTTAATGACGAAGGAGAAAATAATGAAAGGTCAGATGATGAAAATGAAAAGTCAATGAAGAAAATTAGTAAGTTTCAAGAGCAAGGTTTTAGCATACTAAGAGCCATATATGCTGGAGCAGTAGAAGCTCTTCCCTCTAGTTTCAGTTTGAGAAAACGTTTTTTGGAAATCCTGGAAGCAACTGACTTGGTTAATTCGGAAGCAATACGTAAGGAAATACTAAGCGATATGAAGAGAGCCTTCTCAACAGAACCAGAGTATTGGGATTGGCTTGCAAGACTTGAATATAATCCTGCAAGTAGGGAAGATATTGGTGAAGATATCACATCTCAGATAGAAAAAGCAGTTCAG GTTTACGAGGAGGCTATAGAAGTTTTACCTACAGCCATAATGCTCAACCATTATGCAAAATTTTTGAATGGTGTTGTCACTCATCTAAAACTTGAAAACAAGCCTTCTGGGTTAGCTAGTCCATCTGCCGGTTATATTCCTCTTCTTTTGAGGGCTTACGAAAAGGTTAAAACTATGGGGTATATTGATGAGGATCTTGCTTGTCAGCATATTTCATTTCTTCTGCAACTTGGAAGACTAGAGGAAGCCCAGAAACTGGCAGAAAATCTTTGTTGTGGAATATTTTCAAATTCAATGAAGTTATGGCTATTAAGAGTCTCTGTAGGTATTAGACACTTTACAAGGGATTCCATTTCACCGAGTAAAGCTGACCTACTATCCATCTTTGAACTTCTTAAAGATGTTTTGACAAGAGTGTCCATTTCAGAAGCTGAGGACCTGTGGTTAATG GCCCTTAAATTCTTTGCAAATCAAAAACATTACTTTGACAAGTTGGTTGAGATTTCTGTTAGATCATTGACAAAAGATGGCGGCAGTGAACAAGGATTTTCCCTCTCTGCTGCTATTGTGCATTTTGTTCTTCAAAAGGATGGAGTACCGCATGCTAGAGAGATTTATAAACG CTTCATTGCTTTACCACACCCTGGGCTTGCACTATATAGAGCCTGCATTGAATTGGAATCAAACCTTGCATCCATTGGTGACAAAGATAGCCTCGTCAATGCCAGGAAATTATATGAATCTGCACTGAAAGCTTATGACCAAGATTTGAGCTTATGGCGAGATTACTATCTGATGGAGACCAAG ATGGGAACATCAGAAACAGCTTCTGCCGTACATTGGCAAGCACGCAAAATTCTAAAAGACACAACTGCACTTGTTACACCAGATTTGTAA